In Hyphomicrobiales bacterium, a single window of DNA contains:
- a CDS encoding LacI family DNA-binding transcriptional regulator — protein sequence MTEQRRPTMTDVATLAGVSQTTVSLVLNGIAEARVSDDTITRVKKAAKSLGYLHAGRRNGNGARPDSGVIGFLVDEMSTDPWMAIALDGLREKAASSSLDILTFVTSGDAEAEEMAIRTLARINLRGLVYGTIQTRAVTPSQAVLGQPTVLLNCYVMDRSVASVTPGEVVGGRTATRHLIELGHRRIAIIQGEDWMDASKDRLKGYRQALAAADIAFDEDLVRPGNWEPSAGYAQTKEMMQLPHPPTAIFCCNDLMALGCLEALRELGKAIPGDVSVVGYDDREIAQFTHPPLTTVLLPHFEMGALAAELLLEQIDQPGVPPAQLKSECPLVVRNSSSQP from the coding sequence ATGACTGAACAACGCCGCCCGACCATGACTGACGTGGCAACATTGGCGGGGGTGTCGCAGACCACCGTGTCGCTGGTGCTGAACGGCATTGCCGAGGCCCGGGTGTCAGACGACACCATCACGCGTGTGAAGAAGGCGGCGAAATCGCTGGGCTATCTCCATGCCGGCCGCCGCAATGGAAACGGCGCGCGTCCCGACAGCGGCGTCATTGGATTTCTTGTCGATGAAATGTCCACCGATCCGTGGATGGCGATTGCGCTCGACGGGTTGCGGGAGAAAGCGGCATCGAGCAGCCTCGACATCCTGACCTTCGTCACCAGCGGCGATGCGGAAGCGGAAGAGATGGCCATTCGCACGCTGGCCAGGATCAATCTCAGGGGACTCGTCTACGGCACGATCCAGACCCGTGCGGTCACGCCATCGCAGGCGGTGCTGGGCCAGCCCACGGTACTGCTCAACTGTTATGTCATGGACCGCAGCGTGGCATCGGTCACGCCGGGCGAGGTGGTTGGCGGGCGTACGGCCACGCGTCACCTCATCGAACTGGGCCACCGCCGCATCGCCATCATCCAGGGCGAAGACTGGATGGATGCCTCCAAGGACCGGCTCAAGGGCTATCGCCAGGCCCTCGCAGCGGCGGATATCGCCTTCGATGAAGATCTCGTGCGGCCCGGCAACTGGGAGCCGTCCGCCGGTTATGCGCAAACCAAAGAGATGATGCAGTTGCCCCATCCGCCCACGGCGATTTTCTGCTGCAATGATCTCATGGCGCTCGGTTGCCTTGAGGCATTGCGGGAACTGGGCAAGGCCATTCCCGGCGATGTCAGCGTTGTCGGCTACGACGACCGCGAGATCGCGCAGTTCACCCATCCGCCGCTGACAACCGTGCTGCTGCCGCATTTCGAGATGGGCGCGCTGGCGGCGGAACTGCTGCTCGAACAGATCGACCAGCCCGGCGTGCCTCCGGCGCAACTCAAGTCCGAATGTCCGCTCGTCGTGCGGAATTCCTCCAGCCAACCCTAG
- a CDS encoding sugar ABC transporter ATP-binding protein, which produces MTAALLALRGVSKHFGPVVALEDVSFSVGRGEVIGLVGENGAGKSTLMKILGGVIAPSAGRILLDGAEAVFATTRQSMDRGIAFVHQELNSFTNLSVAANILIGREPRRGPFNVFVDQRQSEAQVEPLLKRLRADFRPSTPVAELSIAQRQLVEIARALSFDARLVIMDEPTSSLTLSESSRLLEIVRELRESGVSVIFITHRLNEVVEIADRVVVLRDGRLAGTLAKQEITPQAMIALMIGRALQTLYLPPATTRGEHGLTLYCARTRSFPAEEVSLAVRKGEILGLAGLIGAGRSELARAVFGIEPLLAGEIRIDGMPLRAATPQDAMAAGVALIPEDRKQSALMLGESIAENIALNNWRDFSHRGMVETSRLQAHAETQIAAFAVHAPGPETQLAALSGGNQQKVILAKWLPRKPAVLICDEPTRGVDVGARHEIYARLRKAADEGAAVLLISSDMEEVLGVSDRIAVMHEGRISGTLERTDFSEQNVLQLAVGRAHLEDTPR; this is translated from the coding sequence ATGACGGCGGCACTTCTCGCACTGCGGGGCGTTTCCAAGCACTTCGGCCCCGTGGTCGCCCTTGAAGACGTCTCATTCAGCGTCGGCCGCGGGGAAGTGATCGGGCTCGTTGGCGAGAACGGTGCCGGAAAATCGACCCTGATGAAGATCCTCGGCGGCGTCATCGCGCCATCGGCCGGGCGCATTCTGCTGGATGGTGCGGAAGCCGTCTTTGCCACGACACGCCAATCCATGGACAGGGGCATTGCTTTCGTCCACCAGGAGCTCAACTCCTTCACCAATCTCAGCGTTGCGGCGAACATCCTCATCGGCCGCGAACCGCGCCGCGGGCCTTTCAATGTGTTCGTCGATCAACGCCAAAGCGAAGCACAGGTGGAACCGCTGTTGAAACGGTTGCGCGCCGACTTCCGGCCTTCCACGCCCGTGGCGGAATTGTCGATCGCCCAGCGTCAGCTTGTGGAGATTGCCCGCGCACTCTCCTTTGATGCGCGCCTCGTCATCATGGATGAGCCCACCTCCAGCCTCACTCTCAGCGAGTCCAGCCGGCTTCTGGAAATCGTCCGTGAACTGAGGGAAAGTGGCGTCAGCGTCATCTTCATCACCCACCGGCTCAACGAGGTGGTGGAGATTGCCGATCGTGTCGTCGTTCTGCGCGACGGCAGGCTTGCGGGAACACTGGCGAAGCAGGAGATCACCCCGCAGGCCATGATCGCCCTCATGATCGGCCGCGCCTTGCAAACGCTCTACCTGCCGCCCGCCACGACGCGCGGCGAACACGGCCTCACACTCTATTGCGCGCGCACCCGCAGCTTCCCCGCCGAGGAAGTGAGCCTTGCCGTGCGCAAAGGCGAAATCCTCGGCCTTGCCGGGCTGATCGGTGCGGGGCGGTCGGAACTCGCCCGGGCCGTCTTCGGCATTGAACCGTTGCTTGCCGGCGAAATCCGGATCGATGGCATGCCCCTGCGAGCTGCGACGCCGCAGGACGCCATGGCGGCGGGTGTGGCCCTCATCCCCGAAGACCGCAAGCAATCCGCATTGATGCTGGGCGAATCCATCGCCGAGAATATCGCCCTCAACAACTGGCGGGACTTCTCCCACCGCGGCATGGTCGAAACTTCGCGGTTGCAAGCGCATGCCGAGACGCAGATTGCTGCCTTCGCGGTGCACGCGCCGGGGCCTGAGACACAGCTTGCCGCTCTTTCTGGCGGCAATCAGCAGAAGGTCATTCTCGCGAAGTGGCTGCCACGCAAGCCGGCCGTGCTCATCTGCGATGAACCCACGCGCGGCGTCGATGTGGGTGCCCGCCACGAAATCTACGCCCGCCTGCGAAAGGCTGCCGATGAAGGTGCGGCCGTGCTGCTCATTTCCAGCGACATGGAGGAAGTCCTCGGCGTCAGCGACCGCATCGCCGTCATGCATGAAGGGCGGATCAGCGGCACGCTGGAGCGCACGGATTTCTCGGAACAGAATGTGCTGCAACTGGCCGTCGGACGCGCCCACCTGGAGGATACCCCCCGATGA
- a CDS encoding NAD(P)-dependent oxidoreductase: MKLLITGATGKVGTRFIAHLESALGMPRSAMRALCHTRSIAGIEAIHGTIADRNCVARAMQGVTHVIHMATCKETPDDVMDVTVKGLFWMLEEFRQSKTARQFILIGGDAAVGHFFYDHGTPVTEQTPHMAYPGCYALSKVLEEVMLRQFVIQYGINACCLRAPWIMEKDDFKYTLSFGDDVFGGPRWKELVAPDVAAAAALDGTVPLLLDAKGRPLRRNFVHVDDLVDAIGKALGREDTAGRTYNICMNEAVDYGEVAAYLLATRGLKSIAIPSSYHSNWMDNAAAKFDLGWRPAVDLPQLIDRAYDHVRRPEEPRKIWYPG; encoded by the coding sequence ATGAAACTTCTCATCACAGGCGCAACCGGCAAGGTGGGAACGCGGTTCATTGCGCATCTTGAGTCGGCGCTCGGCATGCCGCGCTCGGCCATGCGGGCCCTGTGCCACACCAGGAGCATTGCAGGCATCGAAGCAATCCACGGCACCATTGCAGACCGCAATTGTGTTGCGCGTGCGATGCAAGGCGTCACGCACGTCATCCACATGGCGACCTGCAAGGAAACGCCTGACGATGTGATGGACGTGACGGTGAAGGGCCTGTTCTGGATGCTGGAGGAATTCCGCCAGAGCAAGACGGCGCGCCAGTTCATCCTGATCGGCGGCGATGCGGCGGTGGGTCATTTCTTCTACGATCACGGCACACCTGTCACCGAGCAGACACCACACATGGCCTATCCCGGCTGCTATGCGCTCTCCAAGGTGCTGGAGGAGGTGATGCTTCGCCAGTTCGTCATACAATACGGCATCAATGCCTGCTGTCTGCGGGCGCCGTGGATCATGGAGAAAGACGACTTCAAATACACCCTGTCCTTCGGTGATGATGTGTTCGGCGGTCCGCGCTGGAAAGAACTGGTGGCGCCCGATGTGGCCGCGGCCGCAGCGCTTGACGGCACGGTTCCGCTGCTGCTGGATGCGAAGGGCCGGCCGCTGAGGCGCAACTTCGTGCATGTGGATGATCTGGTGGATGCCATCGGCAAGGCGCTGGGCCGTGAGGATACGGCGGGGCGCACCTACAACATCTGCATGAATGAAGCTGTCGACTACGGCGAAGTGGCCGCCTACCTGCTGGCAACGCGGGGGTTGAAGAGCATTGCCATTCCCAGTTCCTATCATTCCAACTGGATGGACAATGCCGCCGCGAAGTTTGATCTGGGCTGGCGGCCCGCCGTCGACCTGCCGCAACTCATTGACCGTGCCTATGACCATGTGCGCAGGCCCGAGGAACCGCGCAAGATCTGGTACCCGGGCTGA
- the mtnK gene encoding S-methyl-5-thioribose kinase, giving the protein MPDAHYHALDTSRLRDYLNGLPIARERLGGTAQAWTIREVGDGNLNLVFIIEGGAGGLVVKQALPYVRLVGESWPLPLKRSFFESSALAIQAQHAPALTPQVFHYDNDMALIVMEYLTPHITLRKGLIRRRIYPRAAQDIAIFMARTLFHTSMLASSAEAHKARIELFASNTALCRITEDLVFTDPYRVAELNRWTRPYLDGIKSAFEADAALKIAVQEKKWQFITEAQAVIHGDLHTGSVMVTETETRVIDPEFAFVGPMAFDVGAIIANYLLSFFAHAGQGQGRPDPYCDWLLEQTKIVWSAFKAEFLHTWEHHADGETFGQGLFKDDAALAALARYRADFMDKLFRDSLGFAGCKMIRRILGLAHVEDMESIADERVRAGCELLALGFARSLVLNATSFNGIEEVVAAARDHVNATQHSQGAPPNA; this is encoded by the coding sequence ATGCCCGACGCTCACTATCATGCTTTGGATACAAGCCGGTTGCGTGACTATCTCAATGGATTGCCAATTGCGCGGGAACGGCTGGGTGGAACGGCGCAGGCGTGGACAATCCGTGAAGTGGGTGACGGCAACCTCAATCTCGTCTTCATCATCGAGGGCGGCGCAGGCGGCCTCGTGGTCAAGCAGGCATTGCCGTACGTCCGGCTTGTGGGCGAAAGCTGGCCCTTGCCGCTGAAGCGGTCCTTCTTCGAGAGCAGCGCCCTTGCCATTCAGGCGCAACATGCGCCGGCGCTCACGCCGCAGGTCTTTCACTACGACAACGACATGGCGCTCATCGTCATGGAATACCTCACGCCGCACATCACCTTGCGCAAGGGGCTGATCCGGCGCCGCATCTATCCACGCGCGGCGCAGGACATCGCGATCTTCATGGCGCGGACGCTGTTCCACACCTCCATGCTGGCGTCCTCCGCCGAGGCGCACAAGGCGCGGATCGAGCTGTTTGCCTCCAACACGGCGCTGTGCCGGATCACAGAAGACCTCGTCTTCACCGATCCCTACCGCGTGGCGGAACTCAACCGCTGGACCAGGCCCTATCTCGATGGGATCAAGTCCGCCTTTGAGGCCGACGCCGCACTCAAGATCGCCGTGCAGGAAAAGAAGTGGCAGTTCATCACGGAGGCGCAGGCCGTGATCCACGGAGACCTGCACACCGGTTCAGTGATGGTGACGGAAACGGAAACCCGCGTCATCGACCCGGAATTTGCCTTCGTCGGCCCCATGGCCTTCGATGTGGGCGCCATCATCGCCAACTATCTCCTGTCCTTCTTCGCCCATGCGGGGCAGGGACAAGGCCGGCCCGATCCCTATTGTGACTGGCTGCTCGAACAGACGAAAATCGTGTGGTCCGCATTCAAGGCGGAGTTCCTGCACACGTGGGAACATCATGCGGATGGAGAAACATTCGGGCAAGGCCTGTTCAAGGATGATGCGGCGTTGGCCGCGCTGGCGCGATACCGGGCGGATTTCATGGACAAGCTCTTCCGCGATTCGCTTGGCTTCGCCGGATGCAAGATGATCCGCCGCATCCTCGGCCTTGCCCATGTGGAAGACATGGAGAGCATAGCGGATGAGCGTGTGCGGGCGGGTTGCGAGTTGCTTGCACTTGGCTTCGCGCGCAGCCTCGTTCTCAACGCTACATCATTCAACGGCATCGAAGAGGTCGTTGCTGCAGCGCGGGATCACGTGAATGCAACGCAACACTCTCAAGGCGCACCGCCGAACGCATGA
- a CDS encoding sugar-binding protein yields the protein MKLRFAAAVAAGLMLSVTPGLAQEKKQLAFIVNAASDFWKLAEAGVKKAQAELPNYELQFKYPAQGTAALQNALMDDLVAAGTDAIMISSVDPKTSIDAFNRIAAQVPLFTTDSDAPASNRIAYLGSSNTDAGVQAGEVAVKALPNGGKCMGFVGFLDADNAKERIAGFKQAVEGKGIELVDTRGDDVDFARARSNVDDVLAANPEINCMVGFYSYNPPKIYEALQAANKLGQITVIAFDEDPITLGAVRDGSFAGTVVQQPFEWGYQGMKLMAKYLEGDKSGIPENKLIIVPTKVIDKANVDQFEADLKAAIGK from the coding sequence ATGAAACTGAGATTTGCTGCAGCCGTGGCTGCCGGCCTGATGCTTTCAGTCACACCCGGACTGGCACAGGAGAAGAAGCAACTGGCCTTTATCGTGAATGCCGCCTCGGACTTCTGGAAACTTGCGGAAGCGGGCGTGAAGAAGGCGCAGGCCGAACTGCCCAACTATGAATTGCAGTTCAAATACCCCGCACAAGGCACTGCCGCCCTGCAGAACGCCCTGATGGACGACCTCGTGGCCGCGGGCACCGACGCCATCATGATCTCGTCGGTCGATCCCAAGACCTCGATCGACGCATTCAACCGCATTGCCGCCCAGGTGCCGCTCTTCACCACGGACAGCGATGCACCTGCCAGCAACCGCATTGCCTACCTCGGTTCTTCCAACACCGATGCGGGTGTGCAGGCTGGTGAAGTGGCTGTGAAGGCTCTGCCAAACGGCGGCAAGTGCATGGGCTTCGTCGGCTTCCTCGATGCCGACAACGCCAAGGAACGCATTGCCGGATTCAAGCAGGCCGTGGAAGGCAAGGGCATCGAACTCGTTGATACACGCGGCGATGACGTGGACTTCGCCCGCGCCCGCAGCAACGTGGACGACGTGCTGGCCGCCAACCCCGAGATCAACTGCATGGTCGGTTTCTATTCGTACAATCCCCCGAAGATCTACGAAGCCCTGCAGGCCGCCAACAAGCTCGGCCAGATCACGGTCATCGCCTTTGACGAAGACCCGATCACCCTTGGCGCCGTGCGCGACGGCAGCTTTGCCGGCACCGTGGTGCAGCAGCCCTTCGAATGGGGCTATCAGGGCATGAAGCTGATGGCCAAGTACCTTGAGGGCGACAAGTCGGGCATTCCCGAAAACAAGCTCATCATTGTTCCCACCAAGGTGATCGACAAGGCCAACGTCGATCAGTTCGAAGCCGACCTGAAAGCCGCAATCGGCAAGTGA
- a CDS encoding DUF167 domain-containing protein, with the protein MTGPLRTSAKGLHLHVKATPKASRDSVTGIVPLADGSTALAVKVTSVPEKGKANAAIVALIAKTARIPKSALEQVAGETDRHKVFRIASHGEAVQTWIEGLARED; encoded by the coding sequence GTGACAGGGCCGCTCCGCACCTCGGCCAAGGGCTTGCACCTTCACGTCAAGGCCACGCCCAAGGCCTCGCGTGACAGCGTCACGGGGATTGTGCCGCTGGCCGATGGCAGCACGGCGCTGGCCGTGAAGGTCACTTCCGTGCCCGAGAAGGGCAAGGCCAATGCCGCCATCGTGGCGCTGATCGCCAAGACTGCACGCATCCCCAAATCCGCGCTCGAACAGGTCGCAGGCGAGACCGACCGTCACAAGGTCTTCCGCATTGCCAGCCATGGCGAAGCAGTCCAGACTTGGATCGAGGGGCTCGCGCGGGAGGATTAG
- a CDS encoding sugar ABC transporter substrate-binding protein produces the protein MARKKEETILDDRKLFEDASRRDIFKAMGGAAALGAIMLAEAGFDPAIAQELKPSGKPLKAAMGNAGLQATWCAQGKQAAEAWAKLMNVEITWFDGELSATKQRATVENLATQKWDFVALQTFGIGTLNEPIQRVIDAGTPVIAMDTMMAPEGQLALHTFIAPDNQMMGSVVTAALINAIGGEGNVVMTQGALGHSGAQGRAKGFHQVIDGNGKIKLLDEQPADWDVTKVTRIWDSLLTQHPDIKGAFFHNDDMALAAHNVMKAKNRTDILIAGVDAMPPAVNAVLDGTMVATVRNPSCRIHGWAVAAGVAAVAGGEKAGKDIPNFILADGPVITKDTAAGHLWLQKNFLI, from the coding sequence ATGGCACGCAAGAAGGAAGAAACGATTCTGGACGACCGCAAACTCTTTGAGGATGCGTCGCGCCGGGACATTTTCAAGGCAATGGGCGGAGCGGCGGCGCTTGGCGCCATCATGTTGGCGGAAGCGGGCTTCGATCCCGCGATCGCGCAGGAACTCAAGCCGTCTGGCAAGCCCTTGAAGGCTGCCATGGGCAACGCCGGTCTCCAGGCCACATGGTGCGCGCAGGGCAAGCAGGCGGCGGAAGCGTGGGCCAAGCTGATGAACGTGGAAATCACATGGTTCGACGGAGAACTGTCGGCCACCAAGCAGCGCGCCACGGTTGAAAACCTGGCGACGCAGAAGTGGGATTTCGTGGCGCTGCAGACGTTCGGCATCGGCACACTCAATGAGCCGATCCAGCGCGTCATCGATGCGGGCACGCCCGTCATCGCCATGGACACGATGATGGCGCCCGAAGGCCAGCTTGCGCTCCACACCTTCATCGCGCCCGACAACCAGATGATGGGATCGGTCGTGACCGCGGCGCTCATCAACGCCATCGGCGGCGAGGGCAATGTGGTGATGACGCAAGGCGCACTGGGCCATTCCGGCGCACAGGGACGCGCCAAGGGCTTCCATCAGGTGATCGACGGCAACGGCAAGATCAAGCTGCTCGACGAGCAACCCGCCGACTGGGACGTGACGAAAGTGACGCGCATCTGGGATTCGTTGCTCACGCAGCATCCCGACATCAAGGGTGCATTCTTCCACAACGACGACATGGCGCTCGCTGCCCATAACGTGATGAAGGCCAAGAACCGCACCGACATCCTGATCGCGGGCGTCGACGCGATGCCGCCGGCGGTGAACGCCGTTCTCGACGGCACCATGGTGGCGACGGTGCGCAACCCGTCCTGCCGCATCCATGGCTGGGCTGTTGCGGCAGGCGTCGCTGCGGTCGCTGGTGGAGAGAAGGCGGGCAAGGACATTCCGAACTTCATCCTCGCCGACGGTCCCGTCATCACCAAGGATACGGCTGCAGGTCATCTCTGGCTGCAGAAGAACTTCCTGATCTGA
- a CDS encoding ABC transporter permease, which yields MIPYKKDIGLLILILLVGSTVALINPLFLSPTNMANTANLIGLFGIFAIGQAIVIITGGIDLSVGSVIALLGVLMVDLMAGVELPWPFVLMLIPVFGAVIGLIHGLLVVKLRIQPFIVTLCGLLIYRGAARFFTADATAGFGFGQSFPAVEWLTVGRSFGVPHSFVALVIIGAVMWTVLHRTVFGRYLYAVGKNEEAARYSGINTGAVVVAAYVICGILTAISAMFFAMYTRSISPSSHGNFYELYAIAAAVLGGFSLRGGEGSILGVILGAVLLQILQNLVNLLGIPSSLNFAVMGAVILFGVLVDSQLARFRPMLSSLKGTA from the coding sequence ATGATCCCCTACAAGAAAGATATCGGTTTGCTCATCCTCATCCTGCTGGTCGGCAGCACGGTGGCGCTGATCAACCCGCTGTTCCTCTCGCCCACCAACATGGCCAACACGGCAAACCTCATCGGCCTCTTCGGCATCTTCGCCATCGGCCAGGCCATCGTCATCATCACTGGCGGCATTGATCTTTCCGTCGGCTCCGTCATCGCCCTTCTCGGCGTGCTCATGGTGGACCTGATGGCGGGCGTGGAACTGCCCTGGCCCTTCGTGCTGATGCTCATTCCGGTCTTCGGCGCGGTGATCGGCCTCATCCACGGCCTGCTGGTGGTCAAGCTCCGGATTCAGCCGTTCATCGTGACCCTCTGCGGCCTTCTCATCTACCGGGGCGCGGCCCGCTTCTTCACCGCCGATGCGACCGCCGGCTTTGGTTTCGGCCAGAGCTTTCCCGCCGTGGAATGGCTCACCGTGGGCCGCAGCTTCGGTGTGCCGCATTCCTTCGTCGCCCTCGTCATCATTGGTGCGGTGATGTGGACGGTCCTGCACCGTACCGTCTTTGGCCGCTACCTCTATGCCGTCGGCAAGAACGAGGAGGCGGCCCGCTATTCCGGCATCAACACCGGCGCCGTCGTGGTCGCGGCCTATGTGATCTGCGGCATCCTCACCGCCATCTCGGCCATGTTCTTCGCCATGTACACCCGTTCCATCTCTCCCTCGTCGCACGGAAACTTCTACGAACTCTACGCCATTGCCGCAGCGGTGCTGGGTGGCTTCTCCCTGCGCGGTGGTGAAGGCTCGATCCTCGGCGTGATCCTCGGCGCGGTGCTGCTGCAGATCCTGCAAAACCTGGTGAACCTCCTCGGCATTCCCAGTTCGTTGAATTTCGCGGTGATGGGTGCTGTCATCCTCTTTGGCGTTCTGGTGGACAGCCAGCTGGCACGTTTCCGGCCCATGCTGTCGTCACTCAAGGGAACTGCGTGA
- a CDS encoding YggT family protein produces MNPFIWLILTILDIYFWIILATVVLSWLVAFGIVNRQNPYVRQIDYALHRLTDPVLGPIRRVMPDLGGLDISPIIALLGLQFLQYLVAYYLPRLLV; encoded by the coding sequence ATGAATCCCTTCATCTGGCTTATACTTACCATTCTCGACATCTATTTCTGGATCATCCTCGCCACCGTGGTGTTGAGCTGGCTCGTCGCCTTCGGCATCGTCAACCGGCAGAACCCCTATGTCCGCCAGATCGACTATGCCCTGCACCGGTTGACCGATCCGGTGCTCGGTCCGATCCGCCGCGTCATGCCGGATCTGGGCGGCCTCGACATCTCGCCGATCATTGCGTTGCTGGGCCTGCAGTTCCTGCAATACCTGGTGGCCTATTACCTGCCCCGCCTGCTCGTGTGA
- a CDS encoding galactose mutarotase produces the protein MAVADDQDVRSITIAAGRLSATILNVGAALMDFAVDMPSGRRPLILSLSDANAYRTNPHYLGAIAGRCANRIRGGACIIDGRLHQLDRNENGETHLHGGSKGFSRKFWNIVAHTPESVDLALHSPDTDQGYPGNLDCTCRYELLPGNRLRITLSATADATTLVNLAAHAYFTLAPQSSVLDHALQIAAEHYTPVDANLIPDGRQLAVRGTGFDFTSLSRIGTQREGTPAGFDHNFILAGAPRHEPAFAARLRSPLQDLSLEIWTTEPGLQFYDGAKLQDDPTNPSGTLRPFAGCCLEPQRFPDAIHHPHFAGALLPAGAVYRQVTEYRLFA, from the coding sequence ATGGCTGTTGCCGATGACCAGGACGTCCGGAGCATCACCATCGCGGCGGGGCGGCTCTCCGCCACGATCCTGAATGTCGGTGCGGCCCTCATGGATTTCGCGGTGGACATGCCAAGCGGACGCCGTCCGCTGATCTTGTCGCTCAGCGATGCCAACGCCTATCGCACCAATCCCCATTATCTCGGCGCCATTGCCGGCCGCTGCGCCAACCGCATCCGTGGCGGCGCATGCATCATCGACGGCCGTCTTCACCAACTGGACCGCAACGAAAACGGTGAAACGCATCTGCACGGAGGCTCAAAAGGTTTCTCCCGCAAATTCTGGAATATCGTCGCGCACACACCTGAGAGCGTCGACCTCGCGCTCCATTCTCCCGATACCGACCAGGGGTACCCCGGAAATCTCGATTGCACCTGCCGCTACGAACTGCTGCCGGGGAACCGCCTGCGCATCACGCTCTCGGCCACGGCGGACGCAACGACTCTCGTCAACCTCGCGGCCCATGCCTATTTCACTCTCGCGCCACAGTCGTCGGTGCTGGACCATGCGTTGCAGATTGCGGCTGAGCACTACACGCCGGTTGATGCCAATCTCATTCCGGATGGGCGCCAACTCGCCGTACGCGGAACGGGTTTTGATTTCACGTCGCTGTCGCGGATCGGCACGCAAAGAGAAGGCACACCCGCGGGCTTCGATCACAACTTCATCCTCGCGGGTGCCCCCCGGCACGAACCTGCTTTTGCCGCACGATTGCGTTCGCCCTTGCAGGATCTCTCGCTTGAAATCTGGACCACGGAACCGGGCCTGCAATTCTACGACGGCGCGAAACTGCAGGATGATCCCACAAATCCCTCCGGCACCTTGCGGCCCTTCGCCGGCTGCTGTCTGGAGCCGCAACGCTTCCCCGATGCCATCCACCATCCCCATTTCGCCGGAGCGCTGCTCCCGGCAGGTGCAGTCTACCGGCAGGTGACCGAATACCGGCTCTTTGCATGA